From one Bacteroides fragilis NCTC 9343 genomic stretch:
- a CDS encoding TIGR00341 family protein: MKADNRNIFAIKAFLREYLDLRKDKDNELATVDSIRKGVEFKGANLWILIFAIFMASLGLNVNSTAVIIGAMLISPLMGPIMGVGLSVGMNDFELMKRSLKSFLITTAFSVTTATVFFLFTPIAEAQSELLARTSPTIYDVFIALFGGLAGVVALSTKEKGNVIPGVAIATALMPPLCTAGYGLASGNLIYFLGAFYLYFINSVFISLATFIGVRLMHFQRKEFVDKNREKKVRKYIVLIVILTMCPAIYLTMGIIRSTFFEAAANRFVSEQLNFDNTQVLNKKIHYEGDSCEIRVVLIGPEVPEASIAIARSKMKDYKLENTKLIVLQGMNNNEAMDMSSIRAMVMEDFYKNSEQRLQEQQVKIATLQQSLERYKSYDEMSRKIIPELKVLYPSVTALSISHTIETTVDSMKTDTIALAVLKFTRHPKNEEKAKISAWLQARVGAKKLRLIVEE; encoded by the coding sequence ATGAAAGCAGACAACCGAAACATTTTTGCCATTAAGGCGTTTCTGAGAGAGTATCTCGATCTGAGAAAGGATAAGGACAATGAACTGGCAACCGTCGACTCTATCCGCAAGGGAGTTGAGTTTAAAGGAGCTAATCTCTGGATTCTGATTTTTGCCATTTTCATGGCTTCACTCGGACTGAATGTCAACTCGACGGCCGTGATTATCGGTGCCATGTTGATTTCTCCGTTGATGGGCCCGATTATGGGGGTGGGGCTGTCTGTCGGTATGAACGATTTCGAGTTGATGAAGCGTTCCCTGAAGAGCTTCCTGATTACAACTGCATTCAGTGTCACGACGGCGACTGTTTTCTTTCTTTTCACTCCCATCGCTGAGGCGCAGTCGGAACTGCTGGCGCGTACGTCACCGACCATTTATGACGTTTTCATCGCACTTTTCGGCGGACTTGCCGGAGTGGTTGCCCTCTCTACCAAGGAGAAAGGAAATGTGATTCCGGGAGTTGCCATTGCCACTGCGCTGATGCCTCCTCTCTGTACGGCCGGTTACGGATTGGCTTCGGGCAATCTGATCTATTTTCTGGGCGCGTTCTACCTCTATTTCATCAATTCCGTATTTATCAGTCTGGCTACGTTTATCGGTGTGAGGCTGATGCATTTCCAGCGGAAAGAGTTTGTGGATAAGAACCGGGAAAAGAAAGTGCGGAAATACATCGTATTGATCGTAATCCTGACCATGTGTCCGGCTATTTACCTGACTATGGGAATTATCCGAAGCACCTTCTTCGAAGCGGCAGCGAATCGTTTCGTTTCCGAACAACTCAACTTCGACAATACCCAGGTCTTGAATAAGAAGATTCATTATGAAGGAGATTCATGCGAAATCCGGGTTGTGCTGATTGGTCCGGAGGTGCCGGAAGCTTCCATTGCCATTGCCCGCAGCAAGATGAAAGATTATAAACTGGAGAATACGAAACTGATCGTTCTGCAGGGGATGAACAATAATGAAGCGATGGATATGTCGTCTATCCGTGCCATGGTTATGGAAGACTTCTATAAAAACAGTGAACAACGCCTGCAGGAACAGCAAGTCAAGATAGCCACGCTCCAGCAAAGCCTCGAACGGTATAAGTCTTACGATGAAATGAGCCGGAAAATTATCCCGGAACTGAAAGTACTCTATCCGTCGGTGACGGCTTTGTCTATTTCGCATACCATCGAGACAACGGTCGATTCGATGAAAACGGATACCATAGCGCTCGCCGTATTGAAATTCACCCGTCATCCGAAGAACGAGGAAAAAGCGAAAATCAGTGCATGGCTTCAGGCGCGGGTAGGGGCGAAGAAACTTCGGCTGATTGTTGAAGAGTGA